A section of the Mycteria americana isolate JAX WOST 10 ecotype Jacksonville Zoo and Gardens chromosome 19, USCA_MyAme_1.0, whole genome shotgun sequence genome encodes:
- the IL10RA gene encoding interleukin-10 receptor subunit alpha isoform X1: protein MAPSATALALCVALLLARRTDGEQLASPTRVRFAAEIAHHLLRWEPGHNHPSEVRYEVEHKVYGTNFSWAAVPNCMKISERSCDLTYYTLDPARRYYARVRAVAGNHTSPWQRTNAFSPQEASLRLSGQSLSVMGNTIHVRLQLLLRAGNLTVKYDDIQKHTRRYWVYVRRAQDNRTYEVVQNTSEFNINNLFWNTKYCISVEPDVASRQARTTRTDEQCITTGERNRSAELVLNIISSSFVTLLLLGLLGALLVCTYVKKTVRPPSVLKSFIKQSSLWVEQEPSPSGSLDADPVQQLFLGQKEPQRDGGPDGSTGTARLPPEKGWRLPAWPEDPVRLLGPGPTASGDSSCTSTDSGICLHASSSELSCSSGPEPQGYKRQLPAGDDSGVSWESTCPHPTGSSGSRIAGAAEAPQPRGGELSLSPAASQDSQQDVEFRGYLRQSKGSVEPRPDPAKGVPFSGWAGSPQGPASTDIVLDVERSELAVAKGYLKQSSPEHPRSHAQDLAPWGAPREPAAWDFSSQVEPRAPALLSYEVPGAPLASKASPELLKAPFDLSVFNTDLLGTLPLISSLSTNEWLTLQINPLSLLSGDSKDSRL, encoded by the exons ATGGCCCCCTCCGCCACAGCCCTGGCACTGTGCGTGGCACTGCTCCTCGCCCGGCGGACGGACG GTGAGCAGCTGGCGAGCCCCACGCGCGTGCGCTTTGCCGCGGAGATAGCGCATcacctgctgcggtgggagcCAGGACACAACCACCCCAGTGAGGTCCGCTACGAAGTGGAGCACAAAGT CTACGGCACGAATTTCTCCTGGGCAGCCGTCCCAAACTGCATGAAGATCTCGGAGCGCTCCTGCGACCTCACGTACTACACCCTGGATCCTGCCCGGCGCTACTACGCACGGGTCAGGGCCGTGGCTGGAAACCACACATCCCCATGGCAAAGGACCAATGCTTTCTCCCCGCAAGAAG CCAGCCTGCGCCTGTCAGGCCAGAGCCTCTCTGTGATGGGCAACACCATCCACgtgcggctgcagctgctcctcaggGCGGGGAACCTCACCGTGAAATACGACGACATACAGAAGCACACGAGGCGATACTGGGTGTACGTCAGGAGGGCACAGGACAACCGGACG TACGAAGTGGTGCAGAACACCTCGGAGTTCAACATCAACAACCTCTTCTGGAACACGAAGTACTGCATCAGCGTGGAGCCCGACGTGGCCAGCCGGCAAGCCCGCACCACACGCACCGACGAGCAGTGCATCACCACCGGTGAGAGGAACA GGAGCGCAGAGCTTGTCCTGAACATCATCAGCTCCTCCTTCGTCACCCTGTTGCTCTTGGGCCTCCTGGGGGCTCTGCTGGTGTGCACCTACGTAAAGAAAACCGTGAGGCCGCCGTCCGTCCTG aAGTCTTTCATAAAGCAGAGCTCACTCTGGGTGGAGCAGGAGCCCTCACCCTCGGGCAGCCTGGACGCAGACCCTGTCCAGCAGCTGTTCCTGGGCCAGAAGGAGCCCCAGCGGGACGGCGGCCCCGACGGCAGCaccggcacagcccggctgcccccGGAGAAGGGCTGGAGGCTCCCAGCGTGGCCCGAGGACCCGGTGCgcctgctggggccggggcccACGGCGAGCGGAGACAGCAGCTGCACCAGCACCGACAGCGGCATTTGCCTGCACGCCTCCTCCTCCGAACTGAGCTGCTCCTCAGGGCCCGAGCCCCAGGGCTACAAGCGGCAGCTGCCCGCTGGCGACGACAGTGGCGTGAGCTGGGAGAGCACCTGCCCTCACCCCACGGGCTCCTCCGGCAGCAGGATTGCCGGCGCCGCAGAGGCCCCGCAGCCCCGTGGAGGGGAGCTCAGCCTCTCCCCCGCCGCCAGCCAGGACAGCCAGCAAGACGTGGAGTTCCGCGGGTACCTGCGGCAGTCCAAGGGCTCGGTGGAGCCAAGGCCGGACCCAGCCAAGGGGGTGCCCTTTTCGGGCTGGGCAGGATCCCCGCAGGGCCCGGCCAGCACTGACATCGTGCTGGATGTAGAGCGCTCCGAGCTGGCTGTGGCCAAAGGGTATTTGAAGCAGTCTTCTCCCGAGCATCCCCGCAGCCATGCACAGGACCTTGCTCCATGGGGGGCCCCTCGGGAGCCCGCTGCCTGGGACTTTTCCAGCCAGGTGGAGCCCCGAGCCCCCGCTCTGCTGAGCTATGAGGTTCCGGGTGCTCCCTTGGCCTCCAAAGCCAGCCCTGAGCTCCTGAAAGCTCCCTTCGACCTGAGCGTCTTCAACACTGACCTCCTGGGGACGCTGCCCCTCATCTCCAGCCTCAGCACCAACGAGTGGCTCACGCTGCAAATCAACCCCCTGAGCCTGCTCAGCGGGGACAGCAAGGACAGCCGCCTGTGA
- the SMIM35 gene encoding small integral membrane protein 35, whose translation MGPGFVRVASSLPPAQCDGPWAWPKAAWGLGRDRNPQPPGGICLQSPFSPCFTGQEPINALGVVLGVGLALLILVLFGYTFVRWYQSGRCWRRPNFVFNLYHTCGRGSVAVELVPPFSVSGSLSGAASGYVPFHDRGP comes from the exons ATGGGACCAGGCTTCGTCAGGGTGGCCAGCTCCCTGCCCCCGGCACAATGTGATGGGCCCTGGGCATGGCCGAAAGCTGCCTGGGGTCTTG GGCGTGATCGGAACCCCCAGCCTCCCGGAGGCATTTGTCTGCAgagccccttctccccctgctttACAGGGCAAGAGCCCATCAACGCGCTCGGGGTCGTCTTGGGTGTCGGGCTGGCTTTGCTGATCCTGGTGCTTTTTGGCTACACCTTCGTCCGGTGGTACCAGAGCGGCCGGTGCTGGCGCC GGCCCAACTTCGTCTTCAACCTGTACCACACCTG TGGGCGGGGGTCGGTGGCGGTGGAGCTGGTGCCGCCGTTCAGCGTCAGCGGCTCGCTGAGCGGGGCGGCGAGCGGCTACGTGCCTTTCCACGACCGGGGGCCGTGA
- the IL10RA gene encoding interleukin-10 receptor subunit alpha isoform X2, translated as MAPSATALALCVALLLARRTDGEQLASPTRVRFAAEIAHHLLRWEPGHNHPSEVRYEVEHKVYGTNFSWAAVPNCMKISERSCDLTYYTLDPARRYYARVRAVAGNHTSPWQRTNAFSPQEASLRLSGQSLSVMGNTIHVRLQLLLRAGNLTVKYDDIQKHTRRYWVYVRRAQDNRTYEVVQNTSEFNINNLFWNTKYCISVEPDVASRQARTTRTDEQCITTGERNRSAELVLNIISSSFVTLLLLGLLGALLVCTYVKKTVRPPSVLSFIKQSSLWVEQEPSPSGSLDADPVQQLFLGQKEPQRDGGPDGSTGTARLPPEKGWRLPAWPEDPVRLLGPGPTASGDSSCTSTDSGICLHASSSELSCSSGPEPQGYKRQLPAGDDSGVSWESTCPHPTGSSGSRIAGAAEAPQPRGGELSLSPAASQDSQQDVEFRGYLRQSKGSVEPRPDPAKGVPFSGWAGSPQGPASTDIVLDVERSELAVAKGYLKQSSPEHPRSHAQDLAPWGAPREPAAWDFSSQVEPRAPALLSYEVPGAPLASKASPELLKAPFDLSVFNTDLLGTLPLISSLSTNEWLTLQINPLSLLSGDSKDSRL; from the exons ATGGCCCCCTCCGCCACAGCCCTGGCACTGTGCGTGGCACTGCTCCTCGCCCGGCGGACGGACG GTGAGCAGCTGGCGAGCCCCACGCGCGTGCGCTTTGCCGCGGAGATAGCGCATcacctgctgcggtgggagcCAGGACACAACCACCCCAGTGAGGTCCGCTACGAAGTGGAGCACAAAGT CTACGGCACGAATTTCTCCTGGGCAGCCGTCCCAAACTGCATGAAGATCTCGGAGCGCTCCTGCGACCTCACGTACTACACCCTGGATCCTGCCCGGCGCTACTACGCACGGGTCAGGGCCGTGGCTGGAAACCACACATCCCCATGGCAAAGGACCAATGCTTTCTCCCCGCAAGAAG CCAGCCTGCGCCTGTCAGGCCAGAGCCTCTCTGTGATGGGCAACACCATCCACgtgcggctgcagctgctcctcaggGCGGGGAACCTCACCGTGAAATACGACGACATACAGAAGCACACGAGGCGATACTGGGTGTACGTCAGGAGGGCACAGGACAACCGGACG TACGAAGTGGTGCAGAACACCTCGGAGTTCAACATCAACAACCTCTTCTGGAACACGAAGTACTGCATCAGCGTGGAGCCCGACGTGGCCAGCCGGCAAGCCCGCACCACACGCACCGACGAGCAGTGCATCACCACCGGTGAGAGGAACA GGAGCGCAGAGCTTGTCCTGAACATCATCAGCTCCTCCTTCGTCACCCTGTTGCTCTTGGGCCTCCTGGGGGCTCTGCTGGTGTGCACCTACGTAAAGAAAACCGTGAGGCCGCCGTCCGTCCTG TCTTTCATAAAGCAGAGCTCACTCTGGGTGGAGCAGGAGCCCTCACCCTCGGGCAGCCTGGACGCAGACCCTGTCCAGCAGCTGTTCCTGGGCCAGAAGGAGCCCCAGCGGGACGGCGGCCCCGACGGCAGCaccggcacagcccggctgcccccGGAGAAGGGCTGGAGGCTCCCAGCGTGGCCCGAGGACCCGGTGCgcctgctggggccggggcccACGGCGAGCGGAGACAGCAGCTGCACCAGCACCGACAGCGGCATTTGCCTGCACGCCTCCTCCTCCGAACTGAGCTGCTCCTCAGGGCCCGAGCCCCAGGGCTACAAGCGGCAGCTGCCCGCTGGCGACGACAGTGGCGTGAGCTGGGAGAGCACCTGCCCTCACCCCACGGGCTCCTCCGGCAGCAGGATTGCCGGCGCCGCAGAGGCCCCGCAGCCCCGTGGAGGGGAGCTCAGCCTCTCCCCCGCCGCCAGCCAGGACAGCCAGCAAGACGTGGAGTTCCGCGGGTACCTGCGGCAGTCCAAGGGCTCGGTGGAGCCAAGGCCGGACCCAGCCAAGGGGGTGCCCTTTTCGGGCTGGGCAGGATCCCCGCAGGGCCCGGCCAGCACTGACATCGTGCTGGATGTAGAGCGCTCCGAGCTGGCTGTGGCCAAAGGGTATTTGAAGCAGTCTTCTCCCGAGCATCCCCGCAGCCATGCACAGGACCTTGCTCCATGGGGGGCCCCTCGGGAGCCCGCTGCCTGGGACTTTTCCAGCCAGGTGGAGCCCCGAGCCCCCGCTCTGCTGAGCTATGAGGTTCCGGGTGCTCCCTTGGCCTCCAAAGCCAGCCCTGAGCTCCTGAAAGCTCCCTTCGACCTGAGCGTCTTCAACACTGACCTCCTGGGGACGCTGCCCCTCATCTCCAGCCTCAGCACCAACGAGTGGCTCACGCTGCAAATCAACCCCCTGAGCCTGCTCAGCGGGGACAGCAAGGACAGCCGCCTGTGA
- the IL10RA gene encoding interleukin-10 receptor subunit alpha isoform X3 → MAPSATALALCVALLLARRTDGEQLASPTRVRFAAEIAHHLLRWEPGHNHPSEVRYEVEHKVYGTNFSWAAVPNCMKISERSCDLTYYTLDPARRYYARVRAVAGNHTSPWQRTNAFSPQEASLRLSGQSLSVMGNTIHVRLQLLLRAGNLTVKYDDIQKHTRRYWVYVRRAQDNRTYEVVQNTSEFNINNLFWNTKYCISVEPDVASRQARTTRTDEQCITTGSAELVLNIISSSFVTLLLLGLLGALLVCTYVKKTVRPPSVLKSFIKQSSLWVEQEPSPSGSLDADPVQQLFLGQKEPQRDGGPDGSTGTARLPPEKGWRLPAWPEDPVRLLGPGPTASGDSSCTSTDSGICLHASSSELSCSSGPEPQGYKRQLPAGDDSGVSWESTCPHPTGSSGSRIAGAAEAPQPRGGELSLSPAASQDSQQDVEFRGYLRQSKGSVEPRPDPAKGVPFSGWAGSPQGPASTDIVLDVERSELAVAKGYLKQSSPEHPRSHAQDLAPWGAPREPAAWDFSSQVEPRAPALLSYEVPGAPLASKASPELLKAPFDLSVFNTDLLGTLPLISSLSTNEWLTLQINPLSLLSGDSKDSRL, encoded by the exons ATGGCCCCCTCCGCCACAGCCCTGGCACTGTGCGTGGCACTGCTCCTCGCCCGGCGGACGGACG GTGAGCAGCTGGCGAGCCCCACGCGCGTGCGCTTTGCCGCGGAGATAGCGCATcacctgctgcggtgggagcCAGGACACAACCACCCCAGTGAGGTCCGCTACGAAGTGGAGCACAAAGT CTACGGCACGAATTTCTCCTGGGCAGCCGTCCCAAACTGCATGAAGATCTCGGAGCGCTCCTGCGACCTCACGTACTACACCCTGGATCCTGCCCGGCGCTACTACGCACGGGTCAGGGCCGTGGCTGGAAACCACACATCCCCATGGCAAAGGACCAATGCTTTCTCCCCGCAAGAAG CCAGCCTGCGCCTGTCAGGCCAGAGCCTCTCTGTGATGGGCAACACCATCCACgtgcggctgcagctgctcctcaggGCGGGGAACCTCACCGTGAAATACGACGACATACAGAAGCACACGAGGCGATACTGGGTGTACGTCAGGAGGGCACAGGACAACCGGACG TACGAAGTGGTGCAGAACACCTCGGAGTTCAACATCAACAACCTCTTCTGGAACACGAAGTACTGCATCAGCGTGGAGCCCGACGTGGCCAGCCGGCAAGCCCGCACCACACGCACCGACGAGCAGTGCATCACCACCG GGAGCGCAGAGCTTGTCCTGAACATCATCAGCTCCTCCTTCGTCACCCTGTTGCTCTTGGGCCTCCTGGGGGCTCTGCTGGTGTGCACCTACGTAAAGAAAACCGTGAGGCCGCCGTCCGTCCTG aAGTCTTTCATAAAGCAGAGCTCACTCTGGGTGGAGCAGGAGCCCTCACCCTCGGGCAGCCTGGACGCAGACCCTGTCCAGCAGCTGTTCCTGGGCCAGAAGGAGCCCCAGCGGGACGGCGGCCCCGACGGCAGCaccggcacagcccggctgcccccGGAGAAGGGCTGGAGGCTCCCAGCGTGGCCCGAGGACCCGGTGCgcctgctggggccggggcccACGGCGAGCGGAGACAGCAGCTGCACCAGCACCGACAGCGGCATTTGCCTGCACGCCTCCTCCTCCGAACTGAGCTGCTCCTCAGGGCCCGAGCCCCAGGGCTACAAGCGGCAGCTGCCCGCTGGCGACGACAGTGGCGTGAGCTGGGAGAGCACCTGCCCTCACCCCACGGGCTCCTCCGGCAGCAGGATTGCCGGCGCCGCAGAGGCCCCGCAGCCCCGTGGAGGGGAGCTCAGCCTCTCCCCCGCCGCCAGCCAGGACAGCCAGCAAGACGTGGAGTTCCGCGGGTACCTGCGGCAGTCCAAGGGCTCGGTGGAGCCAAGGCCGGACCCAGCCAAGGGGGTGCCCTTTTCGGGCTGGGCAGGATCCCCGCAGGGCCCGGCCAGCACTGACATCGTGCTGGATGTAGAGCGCTCCGAGCTGGCTGTGGCCAAAGGGTATTTGAAGCAGTCTTCTCCCGAGCATCCCCGCAGCCATGCACAGGACCTTGCTCCATGGGGGGCCCCTCGGGAGCCCGCTGCCTGGGACTTTTCCAGCCAGGTGGAGCCCCGAGCCCCCGCTCTGCTGAGCTATGAGGTTCCGGGTGCTCCCTTGGCCTCCAAAGCCAGCCCTGAGCTCCTGAAAGCTCCCTTCGACCTGAGCGTCTTCAACACTGACCTCCTGGGGACGCTGCCCCTCATCTCCAGCCTCAGCACCAACGAGTGGCTCACGCTGCAAATCAACCCCCTGAGCCTGCTCAGCGGGGACAGCAAGGACAGCCGCCTGTGA